The genomic segment TTATATGTTCTTTAACAAAAAAAGGTCCATTTCCTATATATTCTTCTTGAGTCCAAGCATCGCCGTATTTCTCTATTATATCTTTTCTAAGCGGGCTATATATTGTAATAGAAAGTAAATCCAARAAATATGCTGTAGGGCTTTCTAAGTTTACTTCTAATGTATAGTCATCAATAGCTTTTACTCCAAGTTCTGTTAGTGGCAATTCTCCTTTTATGATTTTTGATGCATTTTTTATTGGGTTTAATTGATAGCTTACAGAGCTTGCTACTTTTGGATCAACWGCTCTTTGCCATGCATATACAAAATCATTAGCTGTAACTGTTTTACCATCAGACCATTTAGCATTTGTTCTTAAATAGAATGTATATGTTAAATAGTCTTCGCTAATATCCCAACTTTCAGCAACTGCCGGTATTAATTTATCATCTTTATCTCTTGAAGTTAAYCCTTCAAATGTATGTGCTATATATGCTGAACCGTCATAGGTTTCTGTATATGTTGGGTCTAGAGTTTTTGGTTCTGGACCTATATTTACTATTAGAGAATTATTTGTATTATTTTTGCTGCAAGATATTATTATAAAAAATAATATTAAAATATATTTTTTYATATTATGTCCTTTGATTAATTTTTGGAAATAAAATTATTATAATGATTGTTTTTATATAGACTAACTGCCTACTTT from the Brachyspira sp. SAP_772 genome contains:
- a CDS encoding peptide ABC transporter substrate-binding protein — its product is MKGHNXKKYILILFFIIISCSKNNTNNSLIVNIGPEPKTLDPTYTETYDGSAYIAHTFEGLTSRDKDDKLIPAVAESWDISEDYLTYTFYLRTNAKWSDGKTVTANDFVYAWQRAVDPKVASSVSYQLNPIKNASKIIKGELPLTELGVKAIDDYTLEVNLESPTAYFLDLLSITIYSPLRKDIIEKYGDAWTQEEYIGNGPFFVKEHINNDKIXMEKNTNYWNKETIIPQTITFSLLDNPNTIVASIQDGTLLFGSNPPLQDIP